One part of the Eubalaena glacialis isolate mEubGla1 chromosome 19, mEubGla1.1.hap2.+ XY, whole genome shotgun sequence genome encodes these proteins:
- the LOC133079671 gene encoding small ribosomal subunit protein eS27-like, whose protein sequence is MPLSKDLLRPSPEEEKRKHKKKSLVQSPNSYFMDVKCSGCYKITTVFGRAQTVVLCVGCSTVLCQPTGGKARLTEGCSFRRKQH, encoded by the coding sequence ATGCCTCTCTCAAAGGATCTCCTTCGTCCCTCtccagaagaggagaaaaggaaacacaaaaagaaGAGCCTGGTGCAGAGCCCCAATTCCTATTTCATGGATGTGAAATGCTCAGGATGCTATAAAATCACCACTGTCTTTGGCCGTGCACAAACAGTAGTTCTGTGTGTTGGCTGCTCTACTGTCCTCTGCCAGCCTACAGGAGGAAAAGCAAGGCTTACAGAAGGATGCTCCTTCAGACGGAAGCAGCACTAA